The Vitis vinifera cultivar Pinot Noir 40024 chromosome 8, ASM3070453v1 genome segment ATAAGAATTCTACACACACATACAGGTGGAAGGAGAAGTAGAAATGGCTAAAGCACTTATTTCAGTGCTTCAAGAAAGCGGTTCGACCTTCTTGTTAGCttctaaatttttcttcataatATGCTAATAAGTAATACCTGAATGCAGAGAGAGACAATATCTGCATATTGTGAGAGAGCCTTGGAGGAGAAAGTTCCTTTGATGCCTGAATCAACCATCTGTCCCAAAGAATCATTGTCATGAAGCCGGGCAGAAGCCCATTTCACCAAAGATTGCTCTTCCCTTGATCTTGAACTGCAACagaaatcttattaaaaaacattaactaaagaaggaaaataaagaaaacaggCATGTACCATATACCTATCGAATGGCCTTCTTCCTGTTAGTAGCTCTAAAAGCAGCACTCCAAAGGCATATACATCACTCTTCTTGTTATCGATTCCAGGCTGGCCATGTTCAGGTGCAATGTAGCCACAATTGCCAATAGCCATCTCAGAAGCCTGTTGCATTGGCAATTAGTGACAAAAGGTGAGTGCTTATTTCTTCTCTTCATCCTTTGCTTATTACATGAGGCAAACTTTTCTTGTCCTAGGCTCCTTTTGTTCCAGTATGCACTGACTTGTGGAAAAGAGCTTATAGCTCCCCGATTTTGTAGAAAGAATAGGGGTTacttttcaaacattttcactTTGAATTCCTCAAAGGTAgcattatttaattaaaagacaAAAATCACAGAAGATGGCTTCTCAATTAAGCCACTAAACTTATCTCTGGAAGCACTCACCTTCAGTTTAACAGTGTTGCTTGTAAGTGGCCTTAAAACGGCTAGCCCTGTGTCACAGATATGAGGTGTAAGCTCTTCATCAAGTAAGATGTTGGCGGCCTTTAGGTTGCAATGGGCAATAGGAGGTGAACATACAGAGTGCAAATAGCTGAAAAACCATTACACAAAATGGAAAGAATCAACACCAGAAGTAAAGCAAAGCAGCATTTATTATGGAATCCAGATTGTACAAAAAACATCTACTGCTGTTTTTACTAGCAGAATCATCCACCTCACACTAAAACACAAAATGTGGGATATGGTAGTATATTCACATCACTTTACCTGAGTTGTATCACAGCATGTGATTTCCTCAGTGGTTTGCTTAAGAGCACTTTACCAAAAAAAGGAAGTGTATAAAAACTGAACTTGTCAAGGAAACCATATGGAATGCTTACTTCAAAGCACGTGCAATGCCGAGGGCAATCTGGAGTCGGAGGCTCCAAGACAGAGGCTTGTATACTTCACAGTGCAGTGCATCATCAAGAGACAAATTTCTGACAAACTTGTACACAAGGAGATGCTGTCCGTGCTCCACACAATACCCAAGAAGTGTTACAATGTTTGGATGCCTCAAACGAGCTGCGGTCCATATCACATCCAAGAATTGTTCTTCTTCATGGAGAGAGAGTGAGACTGTGTTTATGTTTTTCACAGCCATGACCTGAAAAACAAAAGGGAATCAAAAGGAACAAAAGTttcttgagttttttttataagtttctaTTCTCTTTCAATGTGTTTGAAACTTGCAAGAGATAACATATTAAGTTCAGGAAGTACTTGGCCATCAGGAAACTCTCCTTTGTAAACAGAACCAAGGGATCCTTCTCCAAGAAGGTTCTCTTCACTGAAGCTGTTTGTAGCTAGTTGAAGCTCTGCCACAGTGTAAAGCTTTGCATTTGCTGGGATtctggatttcttagagaaactTCTTCTGGAGCAAATTTTCTCAAATCTGACATTGCGAGCAGTGGGAATTGGCCTTGACATAAACGTTGGTGGACTGAGAGCCAAGATTTGTGGGCTCTCTTCTGCTGCAGTAGAAGACCATTGAATGaccagaaaataaaaacaaaggaagGTAATCAGGGAAACAACTGTGCTCATTGTCCCATAAGCTGAACGATCCATTGAAACTTTTTGCCATTTGGTACAGTTTCAAAATTGGGATTCAAAGTTTTGAGTTTGATTGGAGGCAAGCAAAATTGGGACATTGAGAAATTCTCCTTGGCTGAAAAAAGTTGATAAAATAAGTACCTCTGTCATTATGGATGGGAAGCAAGATAAGACAGTTTTGTGCTAAACAAAAAGTTAAATCCGATTTTTTGCATAAACCTAAAATTCCAGAATCTCTCTATCATCTTAGCAATAAAGCTAATGAATTTAATAATCATCAACAAATATATACATAGGCGAATGAGATTTCACCTTCGACTGTAGTGGTTGGAATACAATGCAGTGCGCTTTCACTGCCCTCCAAGCTTTTGTGCGTTTGTGCACGAGCTCGATTAATGCGGACAGTAAGTAGGAGTGCTGCACAGCTTACCAACAGAGTTCCTCCACCAACCATGAGAGCTATTCCTCCAGGACCCAGCCTTTTCTTCTTGCGTTCATGTGCTTTTCTAGAGGGGTAGTTCTCAACAGCACTTGATTCAGTTGTCGGTGGGCTATTAATATTCTGCTCAGTTTCCAAAGGGAAATCCCAGGGTGGATAGTTCCCCCCTGGATGGAATCTATTCCCCCCAAACCTAAAGAGagataaagaggaaaaatgatCAAAGCATAATTTGATATGGCAGTGTGCACAGATTAAAGGCAAGAACTTTATTCAGGCTATGATCACCAACCATAAATTTGGTATCAACTGAAATTGCCTTGGAATAATGCCACTAAAATGGTTACTTTGGATGTTCCTGGCAAGAAAAAAAAGCAGGTCTTTGATCAGAGAAATATATAAAACCAAGGGATGAGAAAGGTTGCGATGAAGGAACCTACAAGTGAGACAGTGGGAGATCAGCCAAGAAGATCACAGACCCAGTAAACTTGTTATTCTGCAAGAACCTGCAGATAAACAAAAAGAGCTTTATGGGAACTTGCGAGCCAACATGATGAAATAACTGCAGACACAGTGAGAACTCCAAAATATAATAGAACTAAAGAGAATAGAACTCACAATCTAGTAAGATTTTTCAAAGTTCCAAATGAACTTGGCAGATCTCCAGTAAAGTGATTGTGTGATAGATCCCTATGACAACAGATCCAAATATGGTAGGATAAGGCATAGAAGTATTGCTGAAAAGAGAGAATATTAAAATAGGATGACTCATAAAAAAAAGAGGTCTTATCATTGTGTCATAATCTTCAAGAAAACCCACTACCACCATGTAACATCCAATAAACCAATGATATATAATTGCCTTGCTTCCTTTTATTTCATatgcaaaacaaagaaattgggTGAAAAATCATACATTTCTTTTAGATTCTGTAGGCCAGTAAACACATTGCCAATGGGTCCAGATAATGAATTGTGGCTCAGATTCCTGCAAGAAAACAATGGTCATTTATGAGTCAATAAATGTAAACCAACTATAGTAGGCAGCAAAATAGGAAGTAGCAGGACAAACTAACTCACAGATGTCGAAGATTCTTCATGAAAGTGAGGGAGTTGGGGATATTTTGACTAAATTTGTTGCATGCCAAATTTCtacattcataaaaaaaatgaaattacaaacaaaattaaataaatcattggCAATGCTAACAAAAACTAAGAATCAAGCATCTCACATATGAGTGGCATTAGGGGGTAACCCGTAAGGAATTTCACCTTGAATGTTATTGGAGCTAACATCCCTAATAGAAAGAacgaattggaaaaaaaaaaaatagtgaataaAACTCACATAATTTTACATAAACCTAAATTTAAATCAGCATAATCTCATACAGTTGCTTCAAATTATGGAGATTATGGAGCTGGCCTCCAAGATGTCCACCGAGATTTAGTCCTGGAAGCTGACTGCAAAGATGAGAGAACCAGTCATTAGTTTCCACATATTATACAAATTGTGCACAATGTTAAAAAGGGCACATGACGCATTACATGAAAATGACAGTTGAACCAGAACATGAGATTCCTTTCCATGATTCATCACATGGATCCCCAGCATATGATCTCCACTTCTCCAACTGTGGTGGGTAGTTCAGTTCCTTGTACAAGTCTTGAAGAGCTGCCACTGCAGAAAGTAAAAAGGAGGGAATTATTCTGTAATCTTAATCTATGGCCACCACTTTATTCTGATTATCATCCCATTAATaggtcaattttattttttgatccAGTGTAGAACCTGATCACTTTTGGGCATTCATCCATTTTTGGAGACCCCACTATGACTGCCCACGATGTTATGTAAGCCCCATTCATTGTGCATAGCTTCCTAAATATCTCAGCAGTAACTAATTTGGAGTCAAGAACGATTCCGTTATTTTCCCTCCAAAAACCATAAAAAGTACAGAGGAATCTTTTCTAGCCCACTCTTTgctggcaaaaaaaaaaaccgaggaaaagaaagaaggaaagaaaattgaattcTGAGCCATGTAACCTATGTTAGTCttgttttgaataaataaaaaactaaactcAACTAAGCCAAATATTTACGTTAGGTTCCATTAGGTGAATGTTTTGCCTTTCAAGATTCCCGAAATTTTCTTGGAGATTAAACAGTTGGAATGAAGCATTCCAATAACTAACTAGTGATCATCGTATAGTgcaaattatatcaaatttctagagaaaatttttaaagaaaatgacaagaaaaaatCAAGGCAAGGAAGTGCAAGTAGAATTCTTCTGATCCGTAAAAGCTGAAgctggttattttattttatttttttaatcagtcAAGAATCAATCTCCCAGACAACAAGAggatcaaaaaaaaataaaaaatcaaaattacaagaaaatcaagaacaaaaaattggagTTACCATCCCGTGGATCTGTAATAGCCGAAGCTTGCAAAGTGATGAACACCGAAAACACAATTACAATGAGGAATAACCGCAGATGTTGTTTCGTCATTTCAAGAAGCAGAGTAGTCAGCGATCTCAAGCAGAGGAACAGGAGCATGTTTTTTCCCTGGAGACATGCAAAGATAACAATCAAATCTAAAGAAGATAGATATATCATGGAGAAAATGTACAAAGCAGCTGTTTGGCTGCCGAGAAAATTcatgaaaagaaagagaaaggagaagtTTCAAAAAAAGAATAACGTATATGAGAAAAATCttttgtttagaaaaaaaaacaataaaaaatgctGATGTTTTACCCTTAATCAAAAACCAAGGAGGATCAATCCATCGTtaacaagaaagaaagaattagGGTTGTGAAACAGAGTCAATTTACAAGAACAGTGGGTGAAAGTGAAACTCAAGAGAACACCTCTGAGGAAGCTTTAGAGACAGAagcttagagagagagagagagagagagagaggggctGAGAATGAGACCTGAGAGCTGTGTTCTTGAGCTGGTTTTATAGGTTGATATTGCCAGCTCAGCATACTCTCAATTTTGAAGCCGTTAAGCCCACACGTGCTATAAGATTTTGAAGCTTTGAAGCtttgaagatttttatttttttaaatataaacatttaaatgttaaaatacattttaatttccaaaaaattgtgcaatgattaaataaaaataaattgtataatggttaaataagaaataaaagcatgattagatgaaaaataaagatataattaaaaatattttttattattttaaatagaaatataattattttaagaatttattttaaaaataaagtaattttgAGAAGATGTTTgagattttgaaatatttttcaaagtattttaagaaataaaaaaaaaataaaaaaatggataataaaatttattttaataataaggTTTGACATTTTATACAGATTTTAAACGACCTGagtaaaacgacgtcgtttacCTCATTTTCACCGCCTGTTCCGTGGCTGACctgaaagcaaaacaaaagcGTTTTCTGCAAAAATGTTTTGTGAATTCTTCAAAAGATAGAAGAAATCAGTTCACACCggctctgtttttcttctcaAGCTTTCGCTCATGCTCATGGCGGACTCATTCAGTACCAAAACCGCACAAGATGATGACAATGAGGATGAAGACTACATGGGAGATCTCTCTCAGTTCATTCCACCTGAAACCGCTCAACCCCCAAAAGCTCAATTCAAGAAGGTTCTCCCTATAAACCCTAATTCTCCCTTGTTTGGTTCCCAGGAGAACGTATTCGTTCTCTTCACATTTTTAATCGTTTGATTTCCCCCTAAGTGTTGGAAAATTTTGTTGAAACTCAGGGACGTATACTTTCACTTGGCTTAGTTCTAGCTGAGTcttattctctctctcttttgggACCCTTTTCcaaattatattttcttctgTTTTCACGGTGACCAATCGGAGGTTTTCTGTGGACTAATTGCCTGTTGTTCGCAGATGTCGAACAACAAAGTCGTAGTTTCTCAATCACCATGGAAGCAATCGAAAGCCCTAAATTGGCAAGAACAGAGGAGAGTCTCAAGAGAGCGGCAGCGACGAGAAGAGGACTTGCGGACCCTAGCGAATACGGAGGCTCCGATTCCACAATCGAACATCGGGTTCAAAATGTTGAAACAAATGGGCTACACCCCGGGTTCGGCACTGGGGAAGGAGGGCTCGGGCCGAGCAGAGCCAGTGGGGCTCGAGATAAGACGAACGCGAGCAGGGATTGGAAGAGAGGATCCCATTAAGGAGAAGATGAGGAGAGAAGAGGCTTGGACtgagaagaagaggaagaacgAGGCTGCTTTAATGGCGGAGTTCGGGTGTAGGCAGAAGTCGCAATGGCAGAGTCGGAGAGTTGTAGTGAATTTCAAGAAGGCGAAAGGTGCTCTTGATCAGTTGGAGAATAAGGAAATTGTGGAGCCCAAGAAGAAGGAAGATGAGGACAGTGAGGAAGgtgaagaggaggaagaagaggaggagATTACAGAAGAGGTATGTTTCTTTTGGATCATTTCTACTATTTGATTTCTGGGTTTGCTAATAGCTAGTGTTTTCAATGATAAAACCGTTGGAGAAACAACAAATTCAGCATGTTGTTGGTTAGCTGAGTATTGGGATCTGGCCTTCCTCAATGCAtggattaaaatgaaaatttaggtaGCTCCAAAAGAATTTATTTCAGTGCTTGAGATGGATTCTTTAGagattttattgataaattgataatcaaatatcacatttcATAGCATTTGATGAATTGACAATTCAGACTAGATTGGAAGTTCCGCTTTTGTTGGATTCATGAATGGTTATGTTGGTAGTGTTTCTACTCTCTAGTGGTGAGTGATCTAGAAAGGACACGGGCTGTTGACATCCGTTTGTGCCTGAGATACTCATATTTCTTACTCATTGTTCATTTTTTACATGTCTTTTAGGTCAGCACTTGGAAACTTGAATTTAATTCCCCTCGGTTAATCTCTATATCTATCATCTATGGtgcatgatgatgatgatcagTCAGTCTGTATTGGATGCAGGATTTGCAAAATATATTGATGAAACTGAGAGACGAATTTCGATACTGCCTCTTCTGTGGATGTCAGGTAAGTGAGAAATATGAACGCTATGATCGCAAGCATTTTCTCCAAATCTCAGTTTCTGATACATTTGTAAACCATGTTCTTTTGTGTTTCAGTATGAGTCGGTTGAAGCTCTACTGTCCAACTGCCCTGGACCAAATGAAGATGACCACTGACTGAAACAGCATTTCCCAATAGAGAGAAACCGGAGATACTCATTTATGCAACAACACGACTCCAAGGAGTGTAGCTCAGTGAGATGGATGTTCACTTAAGATGGATCATTTTTAGGCAAACAGACGCTCTTTGCTAAGGAGACAGAGAATTGAAAACTGGAGGGGCTGAGGTGATGTCAGAAACCAATCTGGTCATATCTTGTtcttagagagaaaaaaaaaacacacacacatcaGATTAACAATTGGAAGAATGCTTCCTTTATTCAATGAAGATTGCATCTCCTTGGAGCTCGAACCCATGATCatgggttttttattttttattttatctcaatCCTCTGTAACTTCCATAGAGCTCAGGAGCTCCTGTAACTTCTGTTGTGAAATAAGGAATTCATTCAAGTCAAACGTGTTTCTTCACTATTATTACAGGATGCTTAGTAGCTGCTTTTAGGGTTCATGTCTTCTCCAAAATAGTTGAGGCTGACACCGTATTTGAAATCTGTTGCTGCATATACATTTATATACACATTCATGTGCCAATCCACGTAATACCCTAAGCTCAAAATGCATTTCACCCGCCTatgattttatttccttttcttcacAATCTTCCATCCAAAATTTGGTTTCAGCCTCTTAAGACTCCTCTGATAGTGCCATGAGCAAATAAGAAAAGGCTAGTAGATGGCAATGAAAACCCAGTTCCCAGTCATTCAATGTGAAgtcagaaataaaaaaaaaccagagaCCCGTTTCCATCACAAAATGTTGGAAAGGTCATATGATCTTATAAAGAGCAATTAGAACAAGCTTAAGCTTGCTTCTCAGTATTGAGAAACTCAAACCAAGCACAGATAAGAGCCATTAAGGTCTCCCAGCAAAACAAAGATCAAGCGCCATTTAGGTCTCAAAAACAAAGATCAAGAGCCATTTAGGTTTTTCCCAGCAAAACAATGATCAAGAACCATTTGGGTTTTCTCCTAGCAAAACACAAGATCAGGAGGTATCCACCTGAAGGATATTTGTAAGTAGTTTTTTGAACCAAAGCTGTTAAAGGTGTTCATACAAACCAGATGGTAAGTTGGCACCTAAAGTGACCAGTGCATCTGCTGAGTGGAAGAGTCATAAGCCCTGGAGTGCTCGAGTTCCATGTATTGCCTTCCACTCTGTTGGGGCAACTCGCCCCCACCTGAGAACTGGCTATTAATAGGCTGTGAAATTTGACCAAGACCAAGATCAGGTGGCATCTCCTGCGAACTGCTACTACCTTCATTGCCCTTGAAATCCCACGAGGTGCTTGGGAAGTGATTGATAGCTGCACTATGAGGAGCTGTGGGTTGCGCCATGGATGCCCCTTCAGGATTCATGAAGCTGTTTGCTCCAAGACCAGATGCTCGATTCCTGGAGCTCCATGGCTGATTTGACAGAAGAGAGAGAGCACAGCTTGAGTCGGAGGCCCCTGTGAAACATTCTCCTGAAGGAATTCCAGGACCATGAAA includes the following:
- the LOC100252106 gene encoding protein STRUBBELIG-RECEPTOR FAMILY 2 isoform X1, with product MLLFLCLRSLTTLLLEMTKQHLRLFLIVIVFSVFITLQASAITDPRDVAALQDLYKELNYPPQLEKWRSYAGDPCDESWKGISCSGSTVIFIQLPGLNLGGHLGGQLHNLHNLKQLDVSSNNIQGEIPYGLPPNATHINLACNKFSQNIPNSLTFMKNLRHLNLSHNSLSGPIGNVFTGLQNLKEMDLSHNHFTGDLPSSFGTLKNLTRLFLQNNKFTGSVIFLADLPLSHLNIQSNHFSGIIPRQFQLIPNLWFGGNRFHPGGNYPPWDFPLETEQNINSPPTTESSAVENYPSRKAHERKKKRLGPGGIALMVGGGTLLVSCAALLLTVRINRARAQTHKSLEGSESALHCIPTTTVEAEESPQILALSPPTFMSRPIPTARNVRFEKICSRRSFSKKSRIPANAKLYTVAELQLATNSFSEENLLGEGSLGSVYKGEFPDGQVMAVKNINTVSLSLHEEEQFLDVIWTAARLRHPNIVTLLGYCVEHGQHLLVYKFVRNLSLDDALHCEVYKPLSWSLRLQIALGIARALNYLHSVCSPPIAHCNLKAANILLDEELTPHICDTGLAVLRPLTSNTVKLKASEMAIGNCGYIAPEHGQPGIDNKKSDVYAFGVLLLELLTGRRPFDSSRSREEQSLVKWASARLHDNDSLGQMVDSGIKGTFSSKALSQYADIVSLCIQPEKEFRPPMTEVVESVRRLLQKTRSRLIEGGEVEVEGFDKSFHSTNTRFVGSPSMSIMSA
- the LOC100252106 gene encoding protein STRUBBELIG-RECEPTOR FAMILY 2 isoform X2: MLLFLCLRSLTTLLLEMTKQHLRLFLIVIVFSVFITLQASAITDPRDVAALQDLYKELNYPPQLEKWRSYAGDPCDESWKGISCSGSTVIFIQLPGLNLGGHLGGQLHNLHNLKQLDVSSNNIQGEIPYGLPPNATHINLACNKFSQNIPNSLTFMKNLRHLNLSHNSLSGPIGNVFTGLQNLKEMDLSHNHFTGDLPSSFGTLKNLTRLFLQNNKFTGSVIFLADLPLSHLNIQSNHFSGIIPRQFQLIPNLWFGGNRFHPGGNYPPWDFPLETEQNINSPPTTESSAVENYPSRKAHERKKKRLGPGGIALMVGGGTLLVSCAALLLTVRINRARAQTHKSLEGSESALHCIPTTTVEEESPQILALSPPTFMSRPIPTARNVRFEKICSRRSFSKKSRIPANAKLYTVAELQLATNSFSEENLLGEGSLGSVYKGEFPDGQVMAVKNINTVSLSLHEEEQFLDVIWTAARLRHPNIVTLLGYCVEHGQHLLVYKFVRNLSLDDALHCEVYKPLSWSLRLQIALGIARALNYLHSVCSPPIAHCNLKAANILLDEELTPHICDTGLAVLRPLTSNTVKLKASEMAIGNCGYIAPEHGQPGIDNKKSDVYAFGVLLLELLTGRRPFDSSRSREEQSLVKWASARLHDNDSLGQMVDSGIKGTFSSKALSQYADIVSLCIQPEKEFRPPMTEVVESVRRLLQKTRSRLIEGGEVEVEGFDKSFHSTNTRFVGSPSMSIMSA
- the LOC100246967 gene encoding uncharacterized protein LOC100246967 isoform X2, which produces MLMADSFSTKTAQDDDNEDEDYMGDLSQFIPPETAQPPKAQFKKMSNNKVVVSQSPWKQSKALNWQEQRRVSRERQRREEDLRTLANTEAPIPQSNIGFKMLKQMGYTPGSALGKEGSGRAEPVGLEIRRTRAGIGREDPIKEKMRREEAWTEKKRKNEAALMAEFGCRQKSQWQSRRVVVNFKKAKGALDQLENKEIVEPKKKEDEDSEEGEEEEEEEEITEEVSTWKLEFNSPRLISISIIYGA
- the LOC100246967 gene encoding uncharacterized protein LOC100246967 isoform X1 — its product is MLMADSFSTKTAQDDDNEDEDYMGDLSQFIPPETAQPPKAQFKKMSNNKVVVSQSPWKQSKALNWQEQRRVSRERQRREEDLRTLANTEAPIPQSNIGFKMLKQMGYTPGSALGKEGSGRAEPVGLEIRRTRAGIGREDPIKEKMRREEAWTEKKRKNEAALMAEFGCRQKSQWQSRRVVVNFKKAKGALDQLENKEIVEPKKKEDEDSEEGEEEEEEEEITEEDLQNILMKLRDEFRYCLFCGCQYESVEALLSNCPGPNEDDH